GGCGAGGAGGGTTGAGCCCGGGCTGAGCGACCTGTAACCTATTTAAGACCCCGGGATAAAGGTTAGCGTGGAGACAAATGGGTATCATAGCATCCAAGCTTGCGGTTCCCGGTGGTGGAGGCTTGCAGATTAGAGTTGAGTATAAGAAGGGCGGGGCGAGGGTGGATGTTTTCGGCGCCTTCTTCGAATCGTACGTTACCATCCCGGACAGGGTTTTGATAGATGGGAAGACTATTATGCCGGAGCCGGACAGCGATGTTATATTTTTTATTGACGCTGTAACGTTGAAAATAACTAAGTCTAAGAATATGCCACCGTTAATAGAGATTACTACAGCGTCTAAAACAAGAGCTTGAAAACGAGTTTTGAACAACAGTGTTTGAAACAGCACTTAGTTATGAATTATTGTCTTAAAGAAGAAGTATTAAACAATGTTGGAAAAACCTGCAGTATTACCTGAAATTCTTGATCTAGGAGGTTTTCGGGTAAACCACCTATATACTTCACAAGCCCCGGGGAGGTTTGAGGAGGGAAAGTATTATCCCTATGTTTTCAAACACTTACTTTTGAAGCATAATTCTTTCATGATTGAGTTAACAGTAAACTGTTTCAGAAATAATTTATGGAGGCCAGAGCATTGTTAAAGAATCGTGCGTATTACCGCGCCAGCCCGATCTAGAAGGGTTTTACCGAAACCACCTAGCCCGTTTCACATTCAGACTCATGGGTTAGTTTTGAAGGTATTAGCATGGTGCCTAGCCCCGGTGTCCTGGCGCCTGCGGGTGTTGTAGGGTTGCGGGCCCGATACGGGTTTCTTTGTATTAAGGAGGATTCAGCGATCACTGATCAAGCTGTTCCCCCGTTGAAAAACAAGCGGAGGATTCAGCGAGGAGATCACTGGTTAACTTGACCCCGGTTAAGTTAATTAGCGATTAACTACCCTATTTGATCACGTTACAGGATCCAGAAACATAATCATGTTTGAAAAACATGCACACTGTTTAAAACTCGGGTCTAAACCGGGCCCCCTCCACGTGGGGAGCATGGGTTCTTGAAAATATTTTGTATAACATGTAGCCGGGGACAGGTATTTATACAGGACCCTTAATTACAAAAGCCCTGGTGAACCCGATGATTACCGAGCAGGATGCGGTGAGAAACGCTGTGAAAACAGCTGCAGAATTAATGGTGGCCTCTGCGAAAACCGCTCCGAAAGCTAAGGGAGTGGACAACATAGTTACACTCATCCTCGAATCGAAAGAAGAGCTGGAGAAGCTTGCCTCTAAGATGGAGGAGCTGGCCCCGGAGTACGGGGATTTCTTCAAGAGGGATGCTCAGAACGTTAGGAACAGCTTAGCTGTTGTTCTGATCGGGTGTAGTATTTCAAGCCTTCAGTTGAACAAGCCTGGCAAATGGACCCTTGACCCTGATACTGTTAATTCACTAGTAAACCTTGGAATAGCAATAGGTTCTGCTGTTAAAACAGCAGGCTTGCTGAACATAGATAACAGGGTAATGTTCACTATAGGGGTTGCAGCCCAGGAGCTCGGCCTGGTGAAAGCTGACATAGTGTACGGTATACCGTTGTCGGTAACGGGGAAGAACATATTCTTTGACAGGAAGTGGCCTCCTAAACTGTAAAGCATGCTTAGCGAATAGGGAATGGTGTTTTTTATGTGGAGGAAGATGGCCTTAACACTCATACTTTCCTTTACCATATCAACCCTCCTCTCCTACTTCATCGTAATCCCGGACACCCCTGTTGGTGCTGAAATAGTAGGCTACTGGAGAACGGTGACTGGGAACAAAGGAGGCATTAATGATTTAACAAGTATTTTCAAGCAATCCGTTTCCCTGGGGCTTTTCCTAGCTGTAATAGGGTTGACTATACTTTCAATGGAGTACCGCTACTACGCTGCCTTCCTGGGAATATCATTGATAACAATCCTGGGCATAGTGCCTCCCCAAGACATGATCGCAGGTGTGGAGTGGAGCCTAATACTTTTCTTGATAGGTAGCATGACGCTCGCATTCATCCTTAGATCCCTCGGGGTTTTCGAATACCTCGCGATCAGGATACTCGAGTTTTCCAACGGCTCGGTTAGCAAGCTATTCTTTATAATACTGTTCTTCGCCTGGTTCCTAGCAATGATCGTTGACGAGGCAACCAGCATAGTCTACGTGATCCTCCTAGTGTTCGAGATTAAAAGAATGACCCGGCAGGATGTAAGCATTATGGCTGTCGCCGCTGTTTTAGCAACCAACACTGGCAGCATGGCCCTGCCTGTTGGAAA
This region of Thermosphaera aggregans genomic DNA includes:
- a CDS encoding ferredoxin domain-containing protein, with amino-acid sequence MITEQDAVRNAVKTAAELMVASAKTAPKAKGVDNIVTLILESKEELEKLASKMEELAPEYGDFFKRDAQNVRNSLAVVLIGCSISSLQLNKPGKWTLDPDTVNSLVNLGIAIGSAVKTAGLLNIDNRVMFTIGVAAQELGLVKADIVYGIPLSVTGKNIFFDRKWPPKL